In Uranotaenia lowii strain MFRU-FL chromosome 2, ASM2978415v1, whole genome shotgun sequence, one genomic interval encodes:
- the LOC129741577 gene encoding uncharacterized protein LOC129741577: MVHYLQEMLRSRNFQVSINGNTSSLKSMETGLCQGSVLSVTMFLLAINTLTSYLPSTVECLRYADDVILIATGENAEQTEGKLQTAFDHLGSWETETGYKISAEKSATVIYRTPRKKKPTTPSKLTLNGAIVPRKNQHKCLGVILDQHLKYRAHAEEVKAACQQRVLFIRSIAARTWGGDRNTLLKLYRATILEKLLYAAPILSAMEGKVHQSLETVHNAGLRAIVGAFRTSPVVSLQAETGIPSLKTLINQRTVIYTSRCLAVDRIEENSENDNINHLSSDSNSDISSDERWGERARIQPNSYIDRGSNLIAELELQLPRTTVFKFPECPPWKRLKLNVDKSLHHELSQGSTLNDLRHIFNELRQTKYRIHKAIYTDGSKKDSKCGYGVVCDDFVFQKRMNNISSIFAAESEAIKQALTWIVDQRESRAYLICTDSMSVVTNLEKCKLNSRWKDSVQTLFNQIVEMGSEIVIFWVPSHIGIPGNERADIEAKKALELPEDENQIIDIKETRKIIKSQFINRWQMQWHSNLTNKLREVKNTVLPFKAALLGNRRDDVILARLRIGHTLLTHSYLLDRVDRPLCHRCNEVLTVKHIIAMCPQLEQERISHGVPGNLREALADDKERATTVLEYLKSIQLYDKI; encoded by the coding sequence ATGGTGCACTACCTTCAAGAAATGCTACGAAGCAGGAACTTCCAAGTATCGATAAACGGAAATACGTCGAGTCTCAAGTCAATGGAAACCGGCCTTTGCCAAGGTTCGGTGTTAAGCGTGACAATGTTTTTACTGGCTATAAATACCCTTACTAGTTATCTACCCTCAACCGTTGAATGCCTAAGATACGCTGACGACGTAATCTTGATCGCAACTGGCGAAAACGCAGAGCAAACAGAAGGAAAGCTTCAGACAGCTTTTGACCATTTAGGGTCCTGGGAAACTGAAACCGGATATAAAATATCAGCTGAAAAAAGTGCAACTGTCATCTACCGCACaccacgtaaaaaaaaaccgacaacTCCGAGCAAGTTAACGCTCAATGGGGCGATTGTGCCTCGCAAAAACCAACACAAATGCTTAGGCGTTATCCTCGATCAACACCTGAAATATCGTGCCCACGCTGAAGAAGTGAAAGCAGCCTGCCAGCAAAGAGTCCTTTTTATCCGGAGCATAGCTGCTAGGACTTGGGGTGGAGATAGAAACACCCTGTTAAAACTATATCGTGCAACTatacttgaaaaacttctttaCGCAGCACCGATTTTATCAGCCATGGAAGGTAAAGTTCATCAGTCGTTGGAAACAGTCCACAACGCAGGACTTCGAGCAATCGTAGGAGCCTTCAGGACAAGTCCAGTGGTTAGTCTACAAGCCGAAACCGGAATCCCCAGTTTGAAAACACTGATTAATCAGCGAACCGTGATTTATACTTCCCGATGTCTAGCCGTTGATCGTATCGAGGAAAACTCTGAAAATGATAACATAAACCATCTCAGCAGTGACAGCAACAGCGACATAAGTTCCGACGAAAGGTGGGGAGAACGAGCCAGAATCCAGCCTAACAGCTACATCGATAGAGGATCAAATTTGATAGCCGAATTAGAACTACAGCTGCCAAGAACAACAGTCTTCAAATTTCCAGAATGCCCTCCGTGGAAACGGCTTAAACTCAACGTGGACAAAAGCCTTCATCACGAACTTTCCCAAGGCTCAACATTAAACGATCTAAGACACATTTTCAACGAATTACGGCAAACAAAATACCGTATTCACAAAGCCATCTATACAGATGGATCAAAAAAGGACTCGAAATGCGGCTATGGAGTAGTGTGTGATGATTTCGTATTCCAAAAGCGTATGAATAACATAAGCAGTATTTTCGCAGCAGAAAGCGAAGCAATCAAACAAGCACTGACTTGGATAGTCGATCAGCGAGAATCTCGAGCATATCTTATATGTACTGACTCCATGAGCGTTGTAACAAaccttgaaaaatgcaaattaaactCCAGATGGAAGGACTCTGTACAAACCCTTTTCAATCAGATCGTCGAGATGGGATCAGAAATAGTTATTTTCTGGGTCCCCAGTCATATCGGGATTCCGGGAAATGAGAGAGCAGACATTGAAGCAAAAAAGGCTTTGGAACTGCCAGAGGATGAAAACCAGATTATAGACATCAAGGAAACACGGAAAATCATCAAGTCACAGTTCATTAACCGATGGCAGATGCAGTGGCATTCAAACTTAACCAACAAATTACGCGAAGTGAAAAACACTGTGCTTCCATTCAAAGCTGCATTATTGGGGAATCGACGAGATGACGTGATCCTAGCACGTTTACGCATCGGACACACATTACTTACACATTCGTACCTTCTGGACAGAGTTGACCGTCCATTATGTCACAGATGCAACGAAGTATTAACCGTGAAACATATCATCGCAATGTGCCCACAATTGGAACAGGAACGGATCAGTCACGGAGTACCGGGTAATCTTCGAGAGGCATTAGCAGACGACAAAGAAAGAGCAACAACAGTGttagaatatttaaaatcaatccaattgtacgataaaatttaa